Proteins encoded in a region of the Vicia villosa cultivar HV-30 ecotype Madison, WI linkage group LG5, Vvil1.0, whole genome shotgun sequence genome:
- the LOC131604656 gene encoding uncharacterized protein LOC131604656 — MEILVRKPFFLNFKKVPTALKILCDDISGSLVLTESLNKLISLVRTKVDEALLNSMMQFYDPLLHCFTYRDFQLIPTLEEFSHLLDIPIPDQIPYTGEEGGPKLEDIVAALHLPRAEINKVWVNRRDYSGIPVDFLYEKAEIFYKALSMDALESVLTLLLYGQVLFHRCDKVVNRAAIKIFLSKNPVPTLLGDLLHSIHARVSKRQGCVLGCIPLLHKWFISHLPRLVIRNEEGLTWIQRIMKLSYGDTVWHQKEFEGTHAENFDYDSDTTRKKGRFIKAWYEVKKVGIRDLGLRNYIPSDLYFRWIYDRVVEFGIPYAFDTPIVPRVTPPVIPVEVEPYVPAPDEDLATTVACLRQEKADLEKRLREVEAEKAVLVGDAKERDGMLDYFSRKWKIEDFISPDQIHSWEQEIE; from the exons ATGGAAATCCTAGTCCGTAAACCTTTCTTTCTCaatttcaagaaagtacctactgcATTAAAGATTCTATGTGATGATATTTCTGGTTCTCTCGTTCTCACCGAGTCTCTCAACAAACTGATAAGTTTGGtacgaaccaaagtggatgaagctctcctAAATTCTATGATGCAATTTTATGATCCTCTCCTCCACTGTTTTACTTATAGAGATTTCCAACTGATACCAACATTGGAAGAGTTTTCTCACCTACTGGACATTCCCATACCTGATCAGATACCTTATACAGGTGAAGAAGGAGGTCCTAAATTAGAAGACATTGTTGCCGCGTTACACTTACCAAGGGCAGAAATTAATAAGGTTTGGGTTAATAGAAGAGACTATTCTGGGATACCTGTTGACTTCTTATACGAGAAGGCCGAGATTTTTTATAAAGCTTTAAGCATGGATGCTTTGGAGAGTGTTCTAACTCTGCTGTTATATGGACAAGTTTTGTTTCACCGTTGTGACAAAGTTGTCAATAGGGCTGCTATTAAgatcttccttagcaagaatcctgtCCCCACTCTACTTGGTGATTTGTTGCATTCTATCCACGCTCGAGTATCGAAAAGACAAGGTTGTGTTCTCGGATGTATTCCTCTtctgcataagtggtttatttcgcacttaccccgATTAGTGATAAGAAATGAAGAAGGATTGACTTGGATTCAgagaattatgaagctttcttaTGGTGACACCGTTTGGCATCAAAAAGAGTTTGAGGGGACCCA tgcggaaaaTTTCGACTACGACTCCGATACAACTAGAAAGAAGGGTCGtttcattaaagcttggtacgAGGTAAAAAAGGTGGGTATAAGAGATTTGGGATTAAGAAACTATATTCCTTCAGACCTCTATTTTAGATGGATTTATGACCGAGTTGTTGAGTTTGGAATACCATATGCCTTTGACACACCTATAGTTCCAAGGGTTACTCCTCCAGTCATTCCTGTGGAAGTGgagccttatgtacccgctccGGACGAAGACCTTGCTACCACCGTTGCTTGCTTAAGGCAAGAAAAAGCTGATCTTGAAAAGCGCTTACGTGAGGTTGAGGCTGAAAAAGCAGTGTTAGTTGGTGATGCTAAAGAGCGAGAcggtatgcttgactatttctcccgCAAATGGAAGATCGAAGATTTTATCTCTCCAGATCAAATACATTCATGGGAACAAGAGATTGAATAA